The region CCCCCGTGGCACCTGGCGGACCAGCCTGGCCCGTAGCACCGGCCGGGCCGGTCTGGTTCCAGGTGACGGACGTCTCGTAGAGCGGGCCGGACGTGCTGATGCAATGGCCCAGGTTCCCGGACAGGGTCGGATCGACGAGGCGGACGACGCCGGTGGCCTTGTTCACACAGCCGTGATAGGTACCCGTGCCGCTGTCCGGGATGGCCGCATAGGCGCCCACGCCCGCCATCATCAGCAACGCTGCGCCAGCTACGATCGTGACCAGCCGCCGTGCGTTGCCGATGCGCGCCATGGGGTAGCCCTCCCGAGACGGAAACCAACTCTGCGGCGATGCTGGCAGCGGTGACCCTTGGGAGGCGCTAGGGATATCCCTAGTCTTTGCCCGAAGACGGCAGAAACCCGCTTCTTACGGGATGCGCGCTCGCTGGCTGATGCCTACGGTCGCGCCGTGGCCTTCTTCCTTGCAGAGCGCTACTTGAGTCGCCGCCAGGCGCTGGACATCGGTCGCCGCAGAGCCGACCCGGACAGCACCCGGCTCACTGCCGAGGTCGTTGCGGATCCCGGCTGTCAGCTCGTCATGACGCTGGCAGTCCCTGAGGACGAGGTGTGCTACTACGTCTTTGACGCCAAGAGTAGGGAGGAGGTCAGCGCAGCCGCAGCACGGGCTGGCGTCACCCTAGACCGGATAACCGCGGCGACGGCCGACATGTCCCCGACGAGGATGGACGAACGGGGTCCTCGCAGCGAGGTCTCTGGCCATACTTCATAGGTGGACAACGGGGCGTGCGCGCTTCGCGGGAGGGAGGAGGAGCTCGCCCTTGTTCGAGCGACCCTGCAGCGAGTCGCAGGGGGATCTGCCGGCGCCGTGCTCATCACGGGGACCGCGGGCATAGGCAAGAGCGCCGTATGGGAGCGGGCTTGTGACGAAGCTCGTCATGCCGGTTTCCAGGTGCTGACGGTGCGACCGACTCAGGCTGAGGAGCGGCTGTCCCTCGCTGCCCTGGACGACCTGCTTGCGGAGCAAGGCCCGGACCTGCTGCTGGCATTGCCTCGCCCGCAGCGGAAGGTACTGTCTGCGGCCTTGCTGCTGGAGGAGTCTGACGCGGCTCCGAGCCCGAGGGCTCTCGCTGTCGCCTTCCTGTCAGCGTTGCGACACATCGTGGCTTCCGGTCCGACGGTCGTCGCGGTTGACGACATCCAATGGCTCGATGCGACCAGCCGGGACCTGCTCGCGTACGCCATCCGCAGAATGACAAGACTCCCCGTGGTCCTTCTCCTCGCCCGTCGTCACGACGACGCGATGCCACCATCATTCGGGACTCTCGAGGCATCCCTGCCTGCGGACCGGACACAGATTCCGTTGGCTCCGTTGAGCTTTGGCGCTATCGCCAACGTGGTTTTCGACCACGTCGGCGTGCGCTTGACCCATCCCATGCTCAGACGCGTTCAGGACATCTCCGGTGGCAATCCCCTGTTCGCCATCGAGCTCGCCCGATCAGTGATCGAGAGGCGATCTCGTGACGGGGATGACCACACGAGCGGCATCGACATCGATCTGCCCACCACGTTGCGAGAGGTAGTGTCCGAACGGCTGAAAGCGCTGCCGGACCGGACTCGAAGCGCCCTTCTGGTGGCCGCCGTGGCCCCTGACCCCACGCTTGGTGTCATTGCCCTGACCGGGTTCTCGGCTACGGATCTCCGGCCGGCTCTCGTCGGGGGCGTCGCAGATGTGTCGGCTGCAGGGAGGGTCTCGTTCACCCACCCGTTGCTTGCTGCCGGTGTGGTCGACGCCGCACCGCGGGACGTCGTCCGCAACGTCCATCGGCTCCTCGCCGATCATGCTTTCAGCGCAGAGGCGCGTGCCCTGCACTTGGCTTGCGCCACCCCTGGTCCCGATGCAGAGGTGGCCGAGGCACTGGATGTGGCAGCCGTCGCCGCCAGGCAGCGTGGTGCAACGGTGGCTGCGGCCGTCCTTGCGGAGCGGGCACTGAGGCTCACACCAGACCTAGACAGCTCCGCGTGTGCCCGAAGGGCGAGCCAGGCAGGGTGGTTCCACGCTGAGTCGGGGAACGGCGCTCGAGGGTCCTACCTCCTTCATCGTGGGATTGCGCTGCAGCCGCCCGGACCGCGCCGCGCTGAGGCCATCCTCCGGCTGCTGGAGAGTCCGCTGTTCATCGAGGACCCCGTGTCGCTCGGAGAGGAGGCGCTTGCGCAAGGCGACGAGCCGGAGATCGTCGCTCGCCTGCTCTCCGCGCTATCAGAGATTGAACTGGTTCGAGGAGAACTCGAGTCGGCCCATCGCCATGCCGAGCGGGGAGAGGCCGTTGCGCGCGCGTTGGGTGATCCCCGCCTCTGGGTTGCTGCCTCCGTTCGGCTAGCGAATCTCCGTGCATTGTTCGGGCGTGATGACGAAGGGGCCTTGGCGGCCGCGATGGACGTGGAGTCGCGTCATGGGACCGTCACGAACCCGACGGTACGCCCCACCGGCATCATCGGACGCCGGTTGCTCTGGCACGACGACCTCGAGGCGGCGCGACCGCTCCTCGAGCCCTTGCGTGCGGAGGCGCTGGAGTCCGACGCTGACGCGTGGAGCGCCGGCGTCGGGCTCTACCTCACGCGCCTCGAGGTCCGCGCCGGCAACCTTGCTCTCGCCAGGTCGTACGCCGATGAGGCGTACGACCTTGCCGAGGCGGCCGGGTTCACGCAGATCCTGGGTGCGTCCCTCGCGATGCAGGCATGGGTTGCGGCTCATACAGGAGACCTAGATGCCGCCCGAGCGCTGCTGGCGCGAAGCGCAGACGTCACTGCGTCCGTGCACGATCGTTGGCATGGCTGGTACAACTCCGTCACCGAGTGTCTCGTCGAGGTGAGTGCCGGACGCTGGCAGGCGGCGCTCGACGCCATCGTCAACCTCGGGGATGAGCTGGATGCCAGCGGACTCGTCGAACCCGGCGTTTTCGTGTTCGAGGGCGATGCGCTCGAGGCTGCTGCGACTGTTCACAGAAGTGATATCGCGGACCAGCTGCTCCAGCGACTCGAGCGACATCCGGATCGGCCGCGATGTGCTGCCCTTGCCAGCCGTGGAAGAGCAATCCTCGCGATGCAGGACGGCAATCTGGACCGGGCCATGAATCTCGTGGAGACCGCGTTGGCGCACCACCAGAACTTCACAGACCCCTTTGAGCGAGCACGCACGCAGGTCGTCGAGGGGTCGATCCACCGGCGAGGCCGACGTGTCCGGGAGGCGCGGGTCGCGTTTGCGCGTGCCGCCGAGACGTTTGACCAGATCGGCGCTCGGGCCTTCGCGCGCAAGGCAACCGACTCTGCGTCACGACTTGGCGGCCGGGTGGCGAGCGGGGGGCTGACCGCGACTGAGGGAGCCGTCGCCGACCTTGTCGTACTCGGCTGGACGAATCGGCAGGTGGCAGAGCAGCTCGTGGTCACCGTCAAGGCGGTGGAAGGTCATCTCACCCACATCTACGCGAAGTACGGCGTCCACTCCCGCGCCGAACTCGTGCGAGTCCACGTCCCGGCGCGCGCGACGGGTGAGGGGAGCCCGTCAGTCCCACCCATCGATTCAGACTCGAGCGCCAAGTAATGCAGCGACGAATGCCGGAGTCCCGACTGCCGTACGCCCACTGACTCCGGCCGCCGGCCACCTGACCCCCTCCCGCGACAACCGGCGGATGACCCTCGGCACCGGTCAGTCCATCCCCGTCGGCAACGGCCTCACCGAGGGCGACCCCTGCCATACCGAGGCGGCGCGCTGGCCGCCGCGCTCGCCCTGCCGAGTCGCCCGGTCTACGACGATGCGTGGGCCCGTGGGAGCCCGGGCCACCGACGCTCACGCTCGGTCGATTCCCCGCGGTTACCCCGCGGCCACGCTCAGCGCGTTTCGTTCTGGCTGAGACTGTCATGTGGCCGCCTTGGCCTGTTCGCTGCAATCGTCCGGTGTTTGCGCTGGTCAGGCGATGGAGCGGGTGACCGGGATCGAACCGGCATGGCCAGCTTGGAAGGCTGGGGCTCTGCCATTGAGCTACACCCGCGATGGAACGCCCGCCCAGCCTAGCGGCGGACACGGGGTGAGGCAGGGTCGAGGCCGAGCGGGAGGTCGTCATGGAACGCGATCCGACCCCGACCTTCCTCGGCGCAGCCGGGACGGTGACGGGCAGCAAGTTCCTGATCACCTCCGGCCAGAGCCGGGTGCTCGTCGACGCGGGGATGTTCCAGGGGCTGCGCGAGCTCCGCCGGCGGGACTGGGAGCGGCTCGCGGTTCCGGCGTCGAGCCTCGACGCCGTCGTCGTGTCGCACGCACCTCGACCACTGCGGCTACCTCCCGGCGCTGGGCCGCCAGGGGTTCACCGGTCCGGTGTTCGCTAGCAGAGCGACCGCGGAGCTGGCGGAGCTCGTCCTGCGTGACAGCGCGAAGCTGTAGGAGGAGGACGCCGAGTACGCCGCGGAGCGGGGCTACTCCAAGCACGCGGTGCCGAGGCCTCTCTACGACACCGCGGACGTCGAGCGGGTGCTCCCGCAGTTCGTCCCGGTCGAGTTCGGCGAGCGGTCGACAGCGGCCGCAGGAGTCGTAGTCGTGCTGGAGCCAGCCGGCCACATCCTCGGTTCGTCCATCGTCGTGGTCGATGTCGGCGGTCGTACGGTGGTGTTCAGCGGTGATCTCGGCCGGCCGCACCACCCGCTGCTCGTCCCGCCGCACGTGCCTCCTGCCTGCGATGCCCTGGTCATCGAGTCGACGTACGGTGACCGACGTCACGAACCCGTCGGGCTCGACGCGCTGGCCGCACTCATCATGCGCACCCTCGACCGCGACGGCACCGTGGTCATTCCAGCGTTCGCCGTCGACCGCACCGAGGTCATCCTCATCGCGCTTCGGCGACTCACCGCGGAGGGCCGGATCCCGCGCGTCCCCGTCTTCGTCGACAGCCCGATGGCGCTCGGCGCGCTGCAGATCTACCAGCGCGCCCTGCGCGAGGGCGACCCCGACGTGCTGACGGACCTCGAGCCCGAGGACCTGGCGCTGGACCCCGGCCTGCTGCACGAGGTTCGCTCACCTGAGGAGTCGAGAGCGTTGAGTGCCTCCGAGCGGCCGTGCATCATCGATGCGGCGTCCGGGATGGCGACCGGCGGCCGAGTGGTCCACCACCTCCGGCACCTGCTCCCCGACCGTCGGAACTCCGTCGCCCTCGTCGGCTACCAGGCCGAGGGCACCCGGGGGCGTGCTCTGGCCGACGGGGCGACCGAGGTGAAGATCCACGGCATGTACGTCCCTGTCCTCGCCGAGATCGCCGACGTCGGATCCTTCTCGGTGCACGCCGACGCCGACGAGCTGCTCGCCTGGGTCGCGTCCGGTCCACAGCCACCCAAGGCCGTCTGCATCGTCCACGGCGAGCCGACCGCGTCGTCGGCCCTCGCCGGCCGGCTCGATTCCGAGCTGGGCCTGCTCGCCGTGGTGGCCAGGGACGGCGAGAAGGCTGCGCTAGGGCGTGCCGCCTGCGGGCGGGTGGGCGGTCGTACGGGTGGCTCTAGACTGTGGGCTCCGCCGCGGGGCGTGGCGTAGTGGCTAGCGCGCCTGCTTTGGGGGCAGGAGATCGGGAGTTCGAATCTCCCCGCCCCGACCACCACCCGACCACCCCGCTCGACATGCGCCGAGGAGAGCTCCCACCGTGAAGAGTGCCGTCGAGACCCTGAGCCCCACGCGGGTACGCCTGACCGTCGAGGTGCCCTTCGAGGAGCTCACGCCGAGTGTCAACGCGGCCTACCAGCGGATCTCCCAGCAGGTCCAGCTACCAGGGTTCCGCAAGGGCAAGGTGCCGCGCTCGCTGATCGACCAGCGCATCGGCCGGGGCGCGGTGCTCGACGAGGCGGTCAACGCGCACCTGCCCGAGGCCTACTCCCAGGCGGTCCGGGAGAACGAGGTCGTGCCCGTCGGCCAGCCCGAGGTCGACATCACCGAGTTCGCCGACGGGTCCGACCTGAGGTTCACCGCCGAGGTCGACGTACGCCCGACGATCGAGCTGCCCGACTACCGCGGACTCAAGGTCGAGGTCTCCGACGCCGTCGTGACCGACGAGCAGGTCGACGAGCAGGTCGAGGGGCTGCGTGCCCGCTTCGCCACCCTGACGCCGGTCGAGCGCGCGGCCCAAGCCGGGGACTTCCTGTCGATCGACCTCTCGGCGGCCCGCGACGGCGAGCTGCTCGACGACGCCACGATGAGCAACCTGTCCTACGAGGTGGGCAGCGCGAACCTCATCGACGGTCTCGACGAGGCGGTGACCGGGCTCGAGGCCGGTGCGTCCAGCACCTTCACGGCGCCGCTTCGGGCCGGTGTGCGGGCGGGTGAGGACGCCGACGTCACGGTGACGGTGAAGGCCGTCCGCGAGCGGGAGCTGCCGGCGCTGGACGACGACTTCGCCCAGCTGGCGAGCGAGTTCGACACCCTCGAGGAGCTGCGGACCGACCTGCGCGACCGGCTGGGCAAGATCCGGCTGCTCGAGCAGGGCGTGGAGGCCCGAGACAAGGTCATGGAGCGGCTGCTGGAGCTCGTCGACGTGCCGCTGCCCGAGAGCCTGGTCAACGCCCAGGTCGACTCGCACTTCGAGGACGGGCACGGCGACGAGGCGCACCGCGACGAGGTCCGGGACGAGACCCGCAAGCAGCTGACCGCCCAGTTCGTGCTCGACGAGATCGCCCGGCGTGAGGAGCTGGAGGCCGGCCAGGACGAGCTGACCGAGTGGCTGGTTCGCCAGGCCCCCCGGTACGGCATGTCCCCGGACGCCTTCGCCAAGGCCCTCGTCGACGCCGGCCAGGTCCCAGCGGCGATCGGTGAGGTCGTCCGCGCCAAGGCCCTGGCCCTCGTGCTGGACAACGCCGAGGTGGTCGACGCCTCGGGGCACGTCGTGGACCTCGAGGGGCTGGGGCGCAGTGCGGCCACCGTGGTCGAAGACGAGGAGATCGACCTCCCTCCGGACGAGGCTGACGCCGCGGCGCAGGAGTAGGCGTCTCAGGGCAGCATCCAGGATGTGAGATCAGTCCCGGACGGCGAACGGGGACAGGTGGACGTCCTCCACAGGCGGGCCGAGGGGTTGCCCACAGGAACCTGAGCGGGCGCCGGGGACTGTCCACAGGCTGTCCGGAGCCGTGTCCCCACACCGTCCACAACCCGTTGCGGCAGCGGTGTCGAGAAAGGCGCAGAAGATTTCTCGGGAGCCCTTGCGCGGATCTTCGCGAGGGGGATAGAACTCTCCCCACGCCGCCGGAAACGGTGGTCGAAGCCCAGGGAAACCTGTGGCGGACGGGCGGTCCGGGCAACCGGAGCGGCCGGCCGGGAGCAAGGTCGAGTCGGTTCGTGCGGGCAACCAGCGCGGGTCGGGTGCCAGGCTCACGGTGACCGTCGGGGACGGTGGCGGGTCCGGTCGACACCGGAGGCACCCGCCTCGAGGGGCAACCCGCGGGGGCACGCGCGAGGACGGCGCGTGGTGCTTCCAGGACAGCCGGGCTGGTCGTGGACCCGCAGTTGCGCCGGGCAACCGGACGTGCCGAGCGGGACCGGGAGGTCCACCCGGTGACCCCGAGCCCTCACGGGTGACGGGGCGAACACGACCGCGCGAGGGCCCCTCGAACTCATACTTCGAGGGGCCCTCCGCTTGTTGTACCCCAGAACCCCGGCCCCTCCCGGGAGCAACACGCGCCCGTGCGGCGCCCTTCCCCCCTCAGCGAACACCGCGGGTTCGCGGATGGGACACGCCCGCCGGGCGGTTAGTGTCCCTGAGCACCTGCCCGCACGGGCAGCTCGAGGCGAGGCGAAGGTGAGGGACGCGATGGACGACGGACGCGAGCTGTGGACGCCGCGCGGCGAGGCACGGACGCCGTCGGGAGCTGCCGGTCTCGACGACTCCGTCTACCAGCGGCTGCTCCGGGAGCGGATCATCTTCCTGGGCTCGGTGGTCGAGGATGCCAACGCCAACGCCATTTGCGCGCAGATGCTGCTGCTCGCCGCGGAGGACCCCGACAAGGACATCTTCCTGTACATCAACAGCCCGGGCGGCTCGGTGTCGGCGGGGATGGCCATCTACGACACGATGCAGTACGTCAAGAACGACGTGGCCACGGTGGCGATGGGGCTGGCGGCCTCGATGGGCCAGTTCCTGCTCTGCGCCGGCGCGCCGGGGAAGCGGTACGCCCTTCCGCACGCGCGCATCATGATGCACCAGCCGTCCGGGGGCATCGGCGGAACCGCCTCGGACATCAAGATCCAGGCCGAGCAGATGCTCTACACCAAGAAGACGATGGCCCAGCTCATCGCCCAGCACACCGGTCAGGACATCGACCAGATCGAGTCCGACTCCGACCGGGACCGCTGGTTCACCGCCGACGAGGCGAAGACGTACGGCTTCGTCGACCACGTCGTCCTCAGCGCCGGCCAGGTGGCCGGCGACGGGGGAACCGCGGCCTGACCGCGCGCCCGGTCCGTACCGACCTGTCCTCGACCACCTCGACCCGGAGGCCGCCGTGAGCTCCCTCAGCACCCCGCAGGCGCGTTACGTCCTGCCGAACTTCATCGAGCGGACCACCCAGGGCTTCCGCGAGTACAACCCCTACGCCAAGCTCTTCGAGGAGCGGATCATCTTCCTCGGGGTGCAGATCGACGACGCCTCGGCGGACGACGTCATGGCTCAGCTGCTGTGCCTGGAGTCCATGGACCCGGACCGGGAGATCTCGATCTACATCAACTCCCCTGGCGGCAGCTACACGGCCATGACGGCCATCTACGACACCATGCAGTTCGTCAAGCCGGACGTCCGCACGGTCTGCCTCGGGCAGGCCGCGTCGGCGGCCGCCGTCCTGCTGGCCGCGGGGACCCCGGGCAAGCGGCTCGCCCTCCCGCACAGCCGGATCCTCATCCACCAGCCGTACACCGAGGGCGGCGGCCAGGGCTCGGACATCGAGATCCAGGCCAACGAGATCCTGCGCATGCGCGAGGAGATGGAGGGCATCCTCGCCCACCACACCGGGCGCACGCTCGAGCAGGTCCGCAACGACATCGAGCGGGACAAGATCCTCACCGCCGAGGACGCCAAGGACTACGGCGTCATCGACCAGGTGCTGGGCACCCGCGCGGGGGCGGCCCCGGTCGGCTGAGCGCCCGCGGCGGGGCGTTCCGCTGTGAGCGCAACGGCGTGGCCGCCCCGCGATTCGGGGGTCCGATCCGAGCGCCGACGGGGTACCGTCGGAGCGTCCGGCCGGGCCGTCGATCGCGGTCCCGGGGCGCCTCGTGGAGGAGACCGACCCCTTGGCACGCATCGGTGACGGCGGGGACCTGCTCAAGTGCTCCTTCTGCGGGAAGAGCCAGAAGCAGGTCAAGAAGCTCATCGCCGGTCCCGGCGTCTACATCTGCGACGAGTGCATCGACCTCTGCAACGAGATCATCGAGGAGGAGCTCTCCGAGTCGACCGACCTGAAGTGGGACGACCTTCCCAAGCCCAAGGAGATCTGCGAGTTCCTCGACTCCTACGTCATCGGGCAGGACACCGCCAAGAAGGCGCTGTCGGTCGCGGTCTACAACCACTACAAGCGGGTCCAGGCGGGCACCAACGAACGCTCCCGCGACGACTCGGTCGAGCTGGCGAAGTCCAACATCCTGCTGATCGGCCCCACCGGCTGCGGCAAGACCCACCTGGCCCAGACCCTCGCCCGCATGCTCAACGTGCCGTTCGCCATCGCGGACGCGACGGCGCTCACCGAGGCCGGCTACGTCGGCGAGGACGTCGAGAACATCCTGCTCAAGCTGATCCAGGCCGCCGACTACGACGTCAAGAAGGCCGAGACCGGGATCATCTACATCGACGAGGTCGACAAGATCGCCCGCAAGAGCGAGAACCCCTCGATCACGCGCGACGTCTCCGGCGAGGGCGTCCAGCAGGCCCTGCTCAAGATCCTCGAGGGCACGACCGCGTCGGTCCCGCCCCAGGGCGGGCGCAAGCACCCGCACCAGGAGTTCATCCAGATCGACACGACCAACGTCTTGTTCATCGTGGGCGGCGCCTTCGCCGGGCTCGAGAAGATCATCGAGGGGCGGATCGGCAAGAAGGGGATCGGCTTCAGCGCCACCATCCACTCCAAGGCCGAGCGCGAGGCCAGCGACGTCTTCGCCGAGGTCATGCCCGAGGACCTGCTGAAGTTCGGGATGATCCCCGAGTTCATCGGCCGGCTCCCGGTGATCACCAGTGTCCGGCACCTGGACCGCGAGGCCCTCGTCCGCATCCTCACCGAGCCCAAGAACGCCCTCGTCAAGCAGTACCGGCGCCTGTTCGAGCTCGACGGCGTGGAGCTGGAGTTCACCGAGGACGCGCTGGAGGCGGTGGCCGACCAGGCGATCCTGCGCTCGACCGGCGCCCGCGGGCTGCGGGCGATCATGGAAGAGGTCCTGCTCTCGGTGATGTACGAGGTCCCCTCGCGCAAGGACGTCGCGCGGGTGGTCATCAACCGCGACGTGGTGCTCGAGCACGTCAACCCGACCCTGGTCCCGCGCGAGGCCCACGCGAAGCGCGAGCGCCGCGAGAAGTCCGCCTGACCGCGTCAGCCAGCCGCGGGCCAGCGCTCGCTCAGGCCTTGGACCAGGCCTCGTCGAGCATGGCCGCCACCTGGCTCATCGTCAGGGTCCGCGACACCGACAGCACCCCCTCGGTGAGGTGGGGGCTGGTCCGCTCGCACATGTAGCCGGTGGCGGTCGGCGCGCAGGAGTCCTTGCCGACCCTGGCCAGCGACGTCGTCGCGCCGGCCGAGTCGAGGTCGGTCTGGATGTCCGTGAGATGGCCACGCAGGCCCACGAGGACCACGACGTCGCCGCCGGTCGCGGCGCCGTACGCGGCGGCCATCGCGTGCTTGCCGGGCTCGCGGGCGTCCAGCTGCTGGCGGCCCCGCTCCACGGCGGCGTCGACCACCGGCGTGTGCAGCTGGGAGAGGCTGCCCAGGCTGGCCGGGACGCCGATCGGCTGGTGCTGCTGCCAGACGTTCCAGCCGAACACGGCGCCGCCGAGCGCGACGAGGCCGAGCACCGCCGCCACCACGACCTTGCCGCGGTTGCCGGCGCTCCTGGTGGTGTCCTCCGCCGGCGGGGCCGCGGTGTACGGCGACCCGAACGCCGGAGCTCCTGGCGCCGCGGCGGGCGCACCGTACGCCGGCGCGGCGGCGTACCCGAACTGGTTGGCCTGCGGCTGGGGCGCGGCTGCACCGGCGTAGAAGCCGTAGCCGTCGGGCGGCGGCGTGGCGCCGCCGGCACCGCCGAAGCGGCCGTCCTGACCGTCCACCGCGCTCCTCCTCAGGCGTGCGGTACGCCCGCCGGGTGCGGACTCCCTTCCGAGGAGGATCGACGCCGATCCGGAGGTCCTTGAGGGCGATCAGGCCGTCGAGAGGCGCTCCGCGCGCAGCGCCCGCAGCGCGAGGCCGAGGTTCGCCGCGTCGGTTCCGGTCTTGGCGAGGTCTTCGACCATGGCCCTGGAGCGTTGCAGGACGCCCTGATGCTCCTCGAGCCAGGCCGCCAGCGTCCGGCCGGTCAGCGCCTGCTCGCGCAGCACCGCCGCCGTCATCCGCCGCTGGATCTCGACGAGGTCCTCCTGCAGGGCCCGACGCGCCATCAGCTCCCAGTGGCTGATCTCGGGGAGGCCGTCGATGCGCGCCCTCAGCCACCTCAGGTTGGTGGGATCGGCCACGGCCATCGACGTGCGCCCGACCTCGCGGACGTCGAGGCCGAACTCGGCCGCCAGGTCCGCCAGGTCGAGAGCGGGCGCCAGGAAGGCGGTCAGGGCGGTGTCCGCGGCGAGCTGCGGTGGCAGCCCCGCCCGGACGAAGTCGTTCGTCGCGGCGTCGAACACCTCCCGGTCACTGGGAGCGAGCGCGACGGCGAGGCTGTCGCGCAGGGCTCGTACGGGCTCGCGGTAGCGGGCGACCAGAACAGCCGGGTCGACGTCGTCCGGACACCGCACGAGGACCGCCTCGGTGAGCCACTCGATCACGTCGTTCCAGCGCCTGCACACGTCGACCCAGATGTCGGCGGCGATGTCCCGGCCCAGCTCGTCGAGGGCTCGCCACGTCTCGTGCATGTCCAGGACGTCGCGCGCCACGAGATAGCCGCGCACGACGTCTCTCGGGAGTCGTCCGGTCCGATCGCCGACACGGAAGACGAAGGAGATCTCCTGCCGGTTGAGCACCTCGTTCGACACCACGCTGGCGACGATCTCGCGCCGAAGCGGGTGGGAGGCCATCTGCTCGGCGAAGCCGGCGAGCGCCGGGGGGAAGTAGCCGACGAGCTCGGCGTCGAGGTAGGCGTCGTCCGGCAGGGAGTCCTCGAGGATCTCGGCGCGCAGGGCGAGCTTCGACGTGGCCAGCAGGACCGCCAGCTCGGGCGCGGTGAGGCCGCGATCCTGCGACGTACGGGCCTCGAACTCCCGATCGGTCGGCAGTCGTTCCACCGCCCGGTCCAGGTGCCCCAGACGCTCGAGGTCCTGCATGAGCATCAGGTGGAACCTGGACCGGAGGGAGGCGGTGGTCAGGTTGCGCGCGAGCGCGTCCGCCTGGAACCGGTTGTTGCGCAGGACCGCCGCGCAGACGTCGCCGGCCATCTCCTCCAGGAGCGCGTCCCGGTCGCCCGCGCTGAGCAGGTCCGCGGCGATGACCCGGTCGAGGAGGATCTTGATGTTCACCTCGTGGTCGGAGCAGTCCACCCCACCGGAGTTGTCGATCGCATCGGTGTTGATCAGCCCCTCGTTGAGCGCGCACTCGACCCTGGCCCGCTGGGTGAAGCCGAGGTTGCCGCCCTCGGCGACGACCCGGCAGCGCAGGGAGGAGGCGTCGACCCTGATCCGGTCGCTGGCCCGGTCCCCGGCCTCGGCGTCGCTCTCGGCCTCGGCCTTCACGAAGGTACCCACGCCTCCGTTCCACAGCAGGTCGACCGGCGCACGCAGGATCGCCCGCACGAGCTCGTCGGGCGGCAGCTGCTCCTCGGCCACCCCGAGGCGCACCCGGCACTGCGGCGAGAGGGGGACGGACTTGGCGTCTCGCGGGAAGACCCCACCGCCTGCGGAGATCAGCGTGGGGTCGAAGTCGGCCCAGCTCGAGCGGGGGAGCTTGAACAGCCGCTGCCGCTCGATGAAGGTCGTCTCCGGGTCCGGATCGGGGTCGAGGAAGATGTGCCGGTGGTCGAAGGCGGCCACCAGCCGCATGTGGCTGGAGCGCAGGAGCCCGTTGCCGAAGACGTCGCCCGACATGTCGCCGATGCCGACGACCGTGATGTCCTCGCGATCCGGGTCGATACCGAGACGC is a window of Actinomycetes bacterium DNA encoding:
- a CDS encoding ATP-dependent Clp protease proteolytic subunit, with amino-acid sequence MDDGRELWTPRGEARTPSGAAGLDDSVYQRLLRERIIFLGSVVEDANANAICAQMLLLAAEDPDKDIFLYINSPGGSVSAGMAIYDTMQYVKNDVATVAMGLAASMGQFLLCAGAPGKRYALPHARIMMHQPSGGIGGTASDIKIQAEQMLYTKKTMAQLIAQHTGQDIDQIESDSDRDRWFTADEAKTYGFVDHVVLSAGQVAGDGGTAA
- a CDS encoding ATP-dependent Clp protease proteolytic subunit, with the protein product MSSLSTPQARYVLPNFIERTTQGFREYNPYAKLFEERIIFLGVQIDDASADDVMAQLLCLESMDPDREISIYINSPGGSYTAMTAIYDTMQFVKPDVRTVCLGQAASAAAVLLAAGTPGKRLALPHSRILIHQPYTEGGGQGSDIEIQANEILRMREEMEGILAHHTGRTLEQVRNDIERDKILTAEDAKDYGVIDQVLGTRAGAAPVG
- a CDS encoding AAA family ATPase, producing MDNGACALRGREEELALVRATLQRVAGGSAGAVLITGTAGIGKSAVWERACDEARHAGFQVLTVRPTQAEERLSLAALDDLLAEQGPDLLLALPRPQRKVLSAALLLEESDAAPSPRALAVAFLSALRHIVASGPTVVAVDDIQWLDATSRDLLAYAIRRMTRLPVVLLLARRHDDAMPPSFGTLEASLPADRTQIPLAPLSFGAIANVVFDHVGVRLTHPMLRRVQDISGGNPLFAIELARSVIERRSRDGDDHTSGIDIDLPTTLREVVSERLKALPDRTRSALLVAAVAPDPTLGVIALTGFSATDLRPALVGGVADVSAAGRVSFTHPLLAAGVVDAAPRDVVRNVHRLLADHAFSAEARALHLACATPGPDAEVAEALDVAAVAARQRGATVAAAVLAERALRLTPDLDSSACARRASQAGWFHAESGNGARGSYLLHRGIALQPPGPRRAEAILRLLESPLFIEDPVSLGEEALAQGDEPEIVARLLSALSEIELVRGELESAHRHAERGEAVARALGDPRLWVAASVRLANLRALFGRDDEGALAAAMDVESRHGTVTNPTVRPTGIIGRRLLWHDDLEAARPLLEPLRAEALESDADAWSAGVGLYLTRLEVRAGNLALARSYADEAYDLAEAAGFTQILGASLAMQAWVAAHTGDLDAARALLARSADVTASVHDRWHGWYNSVTECLVEVSAGRWQAALDAIVNLGDELDASGLVEPGVFVFEGDALEAAATVHRSDIADQLLQRLERHPDRPRCAALASRGRAILAMQDGNLDRAMNLVETALAHHQNFTDPFERARTQVVEGSIHRRGRRVREARVAFARAAETFDQIGARAFARKATDSASRLGGRVASGGLTATEGAVADLVVLGWTNRQVAEQLVVTVKAVEGHLTHIYAKYGVHSRAELVRVHVPARATGEGSPSVPPIDSDSSAK
- the tig gene encoding trigger factor, producing MKSAVETLSPTRVRLTVEVPFEELTPSVNAAYQRISQQVQLPGFRKGKVPRSLIDQRIGRGAVLDEAVNAHLPEAYSQAVRENEVVPVGQPEVDITEFADGSDLRFTAEVDVRPTIELPDYRGLKVEVSDAVVTDEQVDEQVEGLRARFATLTPVERAAQAGDFLSIDLSAARDGELLDDATMSNLSYEVGSANLIDGLDEAVTGLEAGASSTFTAPLRAGVRAGEDADVTVTVKAVRERELPALDDDFAQLASEFDTLEELRTDLRDRLGKIRLLEQGVEARDKVMERLLELVDVPLPESLVNAQVDSHFEDGHGDEAHRDEVRDETRKQLTAQFVLDEIARREELEAGQDELTEWLVRQAPRYGMSPDAFAKALVDAGQVPAAIGEVVRAKALALVLDNAEVVDASGHVVDLEGLGRSAATVVEDEEIDLPPDEADAAAQE
- a CDS encoding MBL fold metallo-hydrolase produces the protein MPRPLYDTADVERVLPQFVPVEFGERSTAAAGVVVVLEPAGHILGSSIVVVDVGGRTVVFSGDLGRPHHPLLVPPHVPPACDALVIESTYGDRRHEPVGLDALAALIMRTLDRDGTVVIPAFAVDRTEVILIALRRLTAEGRIPRVPVFVDSPMALGALQIYQRALREGDPDVLTDLEPEDLALDPGLLHEVRSPEESRALSASERPCIIDAASGMATGGRVVHHLRHLLPDRRNSVALVGYQAEGTRGRALADGATEVKIHGMYVPVLAEIADVGSFSVHADADELLAWVASGPQPPKAVCIVHGEPTASSALAGRLDSELGLLAVVARDGEKAALGRAACGRVGGRTGGSRLWAPPRGVA